A genomic stretch from Mesoplodon densirostris isolate mMesDen1 chromosome 3, mMesDen1 primary haplotype, whole genome shotgun sequence includes:
- the LYSMD3 gene encoding lysM and putative peptidoglycan-binding domain-containing protein 3, with the protein MAGRHQNRSFPLPGVHSSGQVHAFGNCTDNDMLEEDAEVYELRSRGKEKIRRSTSKDRLDDIIVLTKDIQEGDTLNAIALQYCCTVADIKRVNNLISDQDFFALRSIKIPVKKFSSLTETLYPPKGRQTSRPSSVQYLSEQQEVLSANDFPSSSESAGSFLKEVDRDIEQIVKCTDTKRENLNEVVSALTAQQVRFEPDNKNIQRKDPYYGADWGIGWWTAVVIMLIVGIITPVFYLLYYEILAKVDVSHHSTVDSSHLHSGVTPPSQQRETENEIAPTKGIPFVPQDDHKLYSQYSQLPAAQHKT; encoded by the exons ATGGCAGGGAGGCATCAGAATCGTAGTTTTCCTCTTCCAGGAGTTCATTCAAGTGGTCAAGTACATGCATTTGGAAATTGTACAGACAATGATATGTTGGAGGAGGATGCTGAAGTGTATGAGCTTCgatccagaggaaaagaaaaaatccgAAGAAGTACATCAAAAGATAGACTTGATGACATTATAGTATTAACAAAAGATATACAGGAAGGAGACACTTTAAATGCAATAGCCCTTCAATACTGTTGTACG gtAGCAGATATCAAGAGGGTTAACAATCTCATCAGTGATCAAGACTTTTTTGCCCTTAggtctatcaaaattccagtaaaAAAGTTTAGTTCATTGACTGAAACACTTTATCCTCCAAAAGGAAGACAGACTTCACGTCCTTCATCTGTTCAATACCTTTCAGAACAACAGGAAGTTTTGTCAGCTAATGATTTTCCTTCTTCCAGTGAGTCAGCTGGtagctttttaaaagaagtagACCGAGACATAGAACAAATAGTAAAATGTACAGACACCAAAAGAGAGAACCTTAATGAGGTGGTGTCTGCCTTGACAGCACAACAAGTACGTTTTGAACCTGATAACAAAAACATTCAACGTAAGGATCCTTATTATGGAGCTGACTGGGGAATAGGGTGGTGGACAGCTGTAGTGATAATGTTGATAGTAGGTATAATAACGCCAGTATTTTATTTGCTGTATTATGAAATTTTAGCTAAAGTGGATGTTAGTCACCATTCAACAGTGGATTCTTCACATTTGCATTCAGGAGTCACACCCCCATCACAGCAGAGAGAAACGGAAAATGAAATTGCTCCAACGAAAGGAATACCCTTTGTCCCACAAGATGACCATAAGCTTTATAGTCAATATTCTCAGTTACCTGCTGCTCAACACAAAACGTAG